One region of Citrus sinensis cultivar Valencia sweet orange chromosome 6, DVS_A1.0, whole genome shotgun sequence genomic DNA includes:
- the LOC102609307 gene encoding uncharacterized protein LOC102609307 — MTAGIGIPICVQCGTRSNPCRCKVFGPTVGFLAFAAAAIVEWPLGAMVYCFKHMKGRRIMAHPATVVYPRVSNAFPI, encoded by the coding sequence ATGACTGCTGGTATTGGAATTCCGATATGTGTCCAGTGCGGCACGCGTAGCAACCCGTGTCGGTGCAAAGTGTTTGGGCCGACGGTTGGGTTCTTGGCATTTGCGGCCGCTGCCATCGTGGAATGGCCGCTGGGGGCCATGGTTTATTGCTTTAAGCACATGAAGGGTCGTCGTATCATGGCTCATCCTGCCACCGTTGTTTATCCAAGAGTCAGCAATGCATTTCCCATTTGA